From a region of the Rhinolophus sinicus isolate RSC01 linkage group LG04, ASM3656204v1, whole genome shotgun sequence genome:
- the PPP6C gene encoding serine/threonine-protein phosphatase 6 catalytic subunit — translation MAPLDLDKYVEIARLCKYLPENDLKRLCDYVCDLLLEESNVQPVSTPVTVCGDIHGQFYDLCELFRTGGQVPDTNYIFMGDFVDRGYYSLETFTYLLALKAKWPDRITLLRGNHESRQITQVYGFYDECQTKYGNANAWRYCTKVFDMLTVAALIDEQILCVHGGLSPDIKTLDQIRTIERNQEIPHKGAFCDLVWSDPEDVDTWAISPRGAGWLFGAKVTNEFVHINNLKLICRAHQLVHEGYKFMFDEKLVTVWSAPNYCYRCGNIASIMVFKDVNTREPKLFRAVPDSERVIPPRTTTPYFL, via the exons ATGGCGCCCCTAGACTTGGACAAGTATGTGGAGATAGCGCGGCTGTGCAAGTACCTACCGGAGAACGACCTGAAG CGGCTATGTGACTATGTTTGTGATCTCCTCTTGGAAGAGTCAAATGTCCAGCCAGTATCAACACCAGTCACAGTGTGTGGAGACATACACGGACAG ttttatgacCTTTGTGAACTATTCAGAACTGGAGGTCAGGTTCCTGACACAAACTACATATTTATG GGTGATTTTGTAGACAGAGGTTACTATAGTTTGGAGACCTTCACTTACCTTCTTGCACTAAAGGCTAAATGGCCTGATCGTATTACACTTTTGCGAGGAAATCATGAGAGCAGACAGATAACACAGGTGTATGGATTTTATG ATGAGTGCCAAACCAAATATGGAAATGCTAATGCTTGGAGATATTGTACCAAAGTTTTCGACATGCTCACAGTAGCAGCT TTAATAGATGAGCAGATTTTGTGTGTTCATGGTGGTTTATCTCCTGATATCAAAACACTGGATCAAATTCGAACCATTGAACGGAATCAGGAAATTCCTCATAAAGGAGCATTTTGTGATCTGGTCTGGTCAGATCCTGAAGATGTGGATACTTGGGCTATCAGTCCTCGAGGAGCAGGTTGGCTTTTTGGCGCAAAGGTCACAAATGAG TTTGTTCATATCAACAACTTAAAACTCATCTGCAGAGCACACCAACTAGTGCACGAAGGCTACAAGTTTATGTTTGATGAGAAGCTGGTAACAGTATGGTCCGCTCCTAATTACTGCTATCGTTGTGGAAATATTGCCTCGATCATGGTCTTCAAAGATGTAAATACAAGAGAACCAAAGTTATTCCGGGCAGTTCCAGATTCAGAACGTGTTATTCCTCCCAGAACGACGACGCCGTATTTCCTTTGA